A segment of the Salvelinus namaycush isolate Seneca chromosome 3, SaNama_1.0, whole genome shotgun sequence genome:
ctaagtgaccccaaacttttgaacggtagtgtaagtgtGTACCACTCTAGGGACACAGCACACTGCCACACTCAAGTACACTTAGACATGGACTCTTGAGGAATGAGGAACTCAAATTATGTGCAAAACGGATTTTGAGGAAGCACACTTTCTTTTTGCTCTCTGGCCTCTTTAATTTTCAAACCCTGTCTTCATGTGCCACTCATCTCCATCTTCTCTGTGTGAGTCCTGTTAAGGCTCACAGTGCTGCGTTGTTGTGGAGTGCTGCCTACATCTACAGATGTTTCAGCTGTGGTGCTGCTGAGTGCATTTCAAGTCACCGATCAAGTGCAACAGTGTTTTTCTCTATTTCACATAATAAACACACCTGTATGTGCATGTATGCACATATACGTGATTGCATTTTCACACACGAGCACTCACGTGTGCACATAGTACATGTGCATtcatgtgcgcgcacacacacacacacacacacacacacacacacacacacacacacacacacacacacacacacacacacacacacacagagagagatctgcATTCTCCCAGACTGTTGTCTTTTGGCTTTGCTttgttttcctctctgtctctcccgctcTGTGCAGTCACAAATACTTAAGGTTCGGTGCATAAAGGAATGAGTTGTTGTTGCCTTATTTGTTTTGTCCTCTCCCTGTGTATTATGCTGCTGTAGAGAGGAATGGGAAAAGCCTTTGATGCTCCGTTGCCTAGCAGATGCTTTCAGTTTGCTTACTGAATCTCTATACTGAGCCCTCTCATTCTCCTTGGCATGACATGGGCTATTGACTGCCACTGCAGATGGGATAACAGAGGCCTGTGCTTCCAAATACCGTTAGAGGATGGAAATAACTTCGACATTCCACACACATACTGCGCGTGATGCAACAGAGGGGCCACTCCAAGACCCAGTTCAACAGCACCAAAAAAAACAACTCTTGGAAATCTCACAGAGACAGAGAATAAAATAAACTTGCAGTTTAGTAAGTGGATATTATGGGCTCTTGGCCAAACAGGGTGAATATTTTGCATGTCATTTGGCATGGAACAAAAGAATGCAATTACCACGTGACTTTGGGAAACAGACACTTTGGCTAACCTAAAAACGATTCTGATATACAATGGACTCCTTAAGTGCTATTGTTGTTGAATTTGTGCTGTAAATGGGGCATGCAGAAATATAATATATTTGAAGTGGAACTAGTGAACACTGAACTGTACTGCTAATGTTATAACTGGCTAAGAAATGTGTCACTCTTTCACATAACAGACTTAACATCTTCTACCTGTCTCCAACAACAAGATGGAGGAAGCAACTGTTCAATAAATCTTTCATGAGTTTCATTACTGCATATTTCATAGGGAGCCTGTCACTCTATAAATCAGCAAAGACAGCCCAATTCATCTTTGAAGTTCAGAGCTAAAAAGTGGAGCAGTGCAGTCAGACCAACTCATCTAGCATATTGTCTTATTGCAACTAAGAGAGCCCAGTTATTACTTTGAGCAAAATCAAAACACCATTAGAATCTTGTTAGCTTATCTATTGTGGTGTGAAATTCACTTTTAAAGCTATTGGAAGACGGAACAACAGGAACAATAGATAACAGCTCAAGAATATCAGTGAATTAAAATTGGGTTATGGTAAATCGCAGAGAATAGTTAGTGAAACACACTTCCATAAGACATTTGCCTTATAACTCCTGTGAATCGTCAGAATGTGATGAAACTGAAATTATACTACAATCAACAAGATTGTAAGCATGTCTTTGATAGTTTGATGAATATGGTTGCTTCGTTACTATAACCTGTTGTTTTCTTGTATGCAGTTACTATTGACATGGAGAAAGGACGCCCTATGTTGAATACAGTAAATGTCACTTGCACTACTAAAAATGGTAAATGAACACAGTGACCATACCAGAGGTGCGTTCAACAAGGCTTCCGTTTGCAAACAGTCGTAGCAAACTATTCTTGTTTTCAACAGTTTGTTGATCGTTTTTTTAACATAAACATTCCATTCTGTTAGTTTTAGCTACTCTTTCTGGTAAAACGAAGGATAGACCATGTCAAATGTTGATTTTAGCTGCAGCTTCTGCAATAATCAATGACTTTTTAGACCCTGGTACTGATGTCATGAGTGGCTACCGATTTTAATGTGTGTATCGACAAGAAAAAGTGAGCAGCCGATTGGAAGAGATTCGAGTGTTATGTGGAGGAGGAAGTCGTCCCTCGCTACAACGACTTTGCCTTTTTCGCTCATTTTAGGATGCGCTGAGAAACCTTTCAGGTAATTTGTATGTCTAGACGGTCTCTGTGTTTTGATTAAAGTAACCTAAATAAAGATGTCTAAAAAATTCCCATTCATGTAGCTGGCTAACATTATCTATAAGGAAGCACGAATGCAACCCAACCGCTTAGTTAATTGACCAACCAGACAGCTGGGTGGGTGGGGTGTACAGTCAACCAACCAGACAACTGGGTGGGTGGGGTGTACAGTCAACCAACCAGACAGCTGGGTGGGTGGGGTGTACAGTCAACCAACCAGACAGCTGGGTGGGTGGGGTGTACAGTCAACCAACCAGACAGCTGGGTGGGTGGGGTGTACAGTCAACCAACCAGACAGCTGGGTGGGTGGGGTGTACAGTCAACCAACCAGACAGCTGGGTGGGTGGGGTGTACAGTCAACCAACCAGACAGCTGGATGGGTGGGGTGTACAGTCAACCAACCAGACAGCTGGGGTGTGACAGCTGATATAATCACTCAAACGGTTATGTACATTAAGTATATTATATATAAAGCCCCTTATCTATCAACAGTTGCACAAAGGGCAAATACCCTAattcaaatgtaaaaatgttcaagtacaatgtaaaaaaaagtaCAATGTAGCCAACATTTTGAGCAGAAAGCCTATAATGAACAATACACCATTGTATCATTGCTAATTGCCTCTGTCTTACACACAGAACAAAGGCAGGATAAAACTCTTAAGATGACAAAATCAAATTTTGCTTTGTTTTTCAGATATTGTGTGAGGAACTCAACCCTCTGGTTCCATATAGAGGAGAACTACTGGATTGGCTTCCATTCTATTAGTCTTACTCTGATTTACAAGGCCTGGTGTGATAACATGCGTCTTATCTCTTGGCTGGTACATATGACTATTATGCTTCTATTAGGCTGGTTCAGTCGTGTGCTAATACGCTGCTCTTTATCGTGACCTATTTTCGCAAATACAGTATATTCCAGATAAGAGTAAGATAAAAGCCATCGCAGGGGGAAAAAAGGGAGTTTTTTTCAATCATGGCAGGATTCAATTAAATATTTTGGGGTTAATTTCAGTTTCAGGCTCGTATCTCTTTTTCCCTTTCATGCTGTCTGATGTTCATATCTCATTTAATCCAGAGAATTGGTAGCAATTTGCAGACAGAAACTAGTGTAGGCGAAGTGCATAATGTTTTAGAAATGGCTGAGATCAGTCACCCCACACAAAACCGACTGTTTCAAATGGATTGACAGCTGGAATGGTCCAGACCAAACATCTTTAAAGATTTTGTTGAAGCTGTTCAAGGCTCAGATGTCAGAGTTCATTGGGAGGAAAGAAATTGCTTCAGGGCTTTTTCTACTCACGTCTCTTTCTCAAAACATCTCTTTCTCAAAACTTAAGCAGTTAATATCAACATATGAGATTATTATCCATTCCATCTGCTGAAGTCAGAGGATCTTCATTCCATTCCTGCCAAACGTACCCAGAATAATCACTAGATTATATATTATTGCATTGTTCGGTGCCTGAATAAATAACACATGGGTAAAGTACTGCTGGGGTTCATTACAATGATGCTGGCAACCAATCTTTACTCAGAAGTTTCTGTGATTTGCAAAGGCAGTAAAAACTCTGTGTTTTTAGACATATTTATTACTATTTTAAAACACTTAATTTGTGAGCTCTGCAAGTTAGACTTCAAGGTCTACAATTCCAAACATTAAAAAGCAGGTTATAATGAGTTGGCACCCAATGTTTTCACCCCGATAATAATCAATTGTTTTGGACTGGGCCAATGTAGGtaaacacgcaaacacacaccccaaaacacacaagcacacaccttTGGACAAACAGCAGTGAGAAATTGTTCAAAGTCCTTCAGTAAGACAAGAGTGCCAGAGAAGCACTACTCATTCAGCCAACTCATAATTTGTTCTATACTTGAGGCTGATGAAGGAATTAAGTCATTAGCATATTACCCATCTTTGGTAAAATTCTATGAATCAGCCCTCAAACACACACTGAAGAAAGAAGAGGTAGGAAGAGCATCACATTGTGTCTGTCCCTGTACAAGTTTGTCCCCATAGTGATCACTGTTTACTTCACTGAAGCCAAGTAAATTACAGTCTGACTGCCATTTAACCTGAATATATTCAAATTTTATTTTAACAATGTATAGTCATTTCTagaataaaaacatgttttacaggTAGACAAGTAGGAATCATGTATGTAGATCACATGCCATTAGGTGTGACTCATGAGAGATAAGATGTTTATTCAACCTTAGTATCAACTGGCCCTATAGTTATCCAATATAACCTTTAAAACTGTCAAATAAGTATTTTTCTTGTTCTACCTCAGAGACCAAACAGTTGGCTCTGTAAAAGTTGTGCAACACCCCCACCAACTGGAAAGATAGCAGAATTACAccaagtggtggaaaaagtacccaattgtcatacttgagtaaatgaTACCTTATTAGaaagactcaagtaaaagtgaaagtcacccagtcaAATCCTTcttgaataaaagtctaaaaatattttgttttaaatatacttaagtatcaaaagtaaatgttattGCTAATATATACTTGAGTATAAAAAGTAAAAgtgaatcatttcaaattccttatattaagttaaccagacggcaccatttcctttttttttttttttttaatttaccgATAGCTAGGGGCAcgcaccaacactcagacataatttacaaacgaagcatgtgttttgtgagtccgccagatcagagacagtagggatgaccaagtatgctctcttgataagtgtgtgaattagacaattttcctgtcctgctaagcattcaaaacgtaacgagtacttttgggtgtcagggaaaacatatggagtaaaaagtacataatattctttaggaatgtagtgaagtaatagtaaaagttgtcaaaagtataaatagtaaagtacagataccccaaaaaactacttaagtagtactttcaagtattttttacttaagtactttataccactgatTATACCCATTACCCCGAGTAAAATTGTACTTAATTTGCTAGATTGCCTTGTGCAACCCATATTCCAAGTGATTTTAAAAATAACATGTTATTTGTTTACGATACAAAATtcaaaaaggcactcgcacatctgagccatctcttttgcaggtgcatggttaaataagatgagaaaaaagaagaaacccgcacactACTCATTAGTtgaaaaaaattgaagctgaaattgggattttattttaggaataaggcctgtttttcttttgaagccagaaggaggctagtatcagttacatttatgcctttactagactatggggatattttatatatgaatgcttccgctcagtgtttgagatcaattgacactctttaccatgaagcattgagatttattttaaactgcaaaacccttacgcaccactgcactttgtataccagggttggctggccttctctagtcactcgtaggctcagtcactggtatacttttatttacaaagccattttgggtttactacctttttatttgggcatttttattgttcagaaatgtggtgggcactctcttcgttcgctggactttatcctgctaactgttccaaatgtccgaactgaatttggtaaaagggcttttatgtactctgcgccatcgtcttggaacaccttacaaaataattttaaactggaagaacttgtcccgattggtatttttaaatcactgatgaatgatcttgagactgattccctgacctgtcaatgtttttaatttgctgtttttgattttgttatactcttgtgaattcaatggtttttactagattacttgtagtttttcatgtgtctgtctgtaatttttgtaatgacttggtgctgcctatcttggccaggacgctcttgaaaaagagattttaaatctcaatgagcccttcctggttaaataaaggttaaataaattaaaaaattagtatcactgctctttattaagctttacatatcggcctcaaggccttcgtcagagctttttgaAGGCTGATAcgtaaagcttaataaagagcagtgacactagcaagagcagtgtgcaggtttcttcTTTTTTATCATTTGTTAAGATACAAGCAAACAACCAAATCAAGCCTTCCTTTAAACTGAGGCAAGTAGTGAAGTAAATAAAGATGTCAGAAACCGAACAATCCTCTCATCACTTCCCACCATAGTTATCAAATACCACTGCTATCAGGTAGGGAAGTAACCACAAGGCCTATCTCATCTCTGAAACATTTTTCGGTTTCATCCAGTGTATTTTCTCTATGAAATAGAGGCAGTAGCATACTATACACAAAATACCTCTCAACTCCCACCATCTGTGGTTGCCATCTGAGCAGCCCTTTGATTTTGACCTCTCAACTAACTGGAAAATATTAGTTGTAAAGACCTGACTGGCACGACTAAATGCGACTTTCATAAGCCACACTCCCACTGGAGCATGGACCCAGCATGGGTACAGACACCTCATCCCCTTCAGCCCACTTCTCATTCTCACACTTGGACATAGGGtggacagacacttcaatgtCCAGGCTGTTTTCAATGGtaccatcaacaccatcaccatCCTCTCTGCCGTGTGCTGCTGGGCCCTGCTGCTCCGCTGACATCTGGACCTCACAGGTTTGACCTCTCCCCTCTGGGTTGGCTGGCTCTATAGCTTTCTGGAGGCTTGTCGCCCCCACCGAGGTGTGCACCGTCTCCATAATCTCCTCCACAAAGGCCCTGCAACTGAGGATGGTCTGGGGAAGTGGCACGCTGCGGGCCAGCTCCTCCATGTGGCGGGCAAACTCCATGGTCTTGAGCTGGGTGACCTTGGCCCACTCCATAGTCTTGGCTGAGGTGATGATGGGGATGCGCTTGGCTATCTCGTAGGCCTTCTGGAGCTTCTCAGCTCCCTCGGTGCGGAAGAACTCGTTGATGGCCTTCTCCGTCTTCTTCAGATGACTGCTGACCATGCAGAGGCGCGTAACATTGAGGATCATGGTGATGGTGAAGGCGATGAGACACACGATGACGTAGTACAGGCCCAGGCCGCTGTGGACGTAGGCCACCCGTAAGGTGATGGTGTAGTTGGAGGTCCCTGCCGAGCTGGAGGCTATGCAGGTGTACCGGCCTCGGTCTTCAAAACTGACCGTTGTAATATTTAAAACGCCCATGTCCTGAATAAGCCATTTCCCACCTTTCGGAAAGAAATCAAAAGTTAGTTAAACGTGCTTTTAATAATACAATGTAAACCAATTAATCAGATGTTGTAAAGGTTTCAGGTAACTAGAAGTTGATAGAGTTGGCTGTATGTATTACCTCCCTCTTCCGCATTCAGAACGTGCCCTTTGGAATTGTACCACTGAATGTCATCTGGCTTTCCAGTGACATTGCACTCAATCAGAGTGCTGGCTCCCTCTTTTACTACGATATCCCGGAGAGTAGGTAAACTGGCAAGGTggtggatggataccagagaaCGGTTCTGTGTTCCATCTTTAGTGATCTCTTCTGCATGTCCAGAGGCAAAGAGTAGTGTGAAGACCATGCACGCACACTTTGTAATCAGTGTGTAACTGTGTGCTTGTGTATGTGACATGTTGGGGAGCAGTTCTTCAGTTCACTATCTTCAGTTCACATCAAGGGAAAGTTCTCTAAAACCTGTAGAACCTGGagtgggaggagggggaggggggtgaaCAGGTGGCGAGGTAAAAGCTATTGCAGCTAGTCAACATTTCAATCACAGccaaccaaaaatatatatatacactgagtatacaaaacattaggacacctgctctttccgtgacaacctgaccaggtgaaagctatgatcacttatcgatgtcacttgttaaatccacttcaatcagtgtagatggaggggtggagacagattaaataaggatttttaagccttgagacaattaataAATATGTATGGGTGCCattgtaacagtttaactttatggcgtcccctcgccccgacccaggcgcgaaccagggaccctctgcacacatcaacaacagtcacccacgaagcatcgctccacaaaggccgcggccgggtcaacagcatcaatgtaacagcatcaatgtaacagtataactttacgtccgtcccctcgccccgacccgggcgcgaaccagggaccctctgcacacatcaacaacagtcacccatcgctccacaaaggccgttccaaggggaaacactacttcaagggctcagagcaagtgacgtcaccgattgaaaggctattagcgcgcaccaccgctaactagctagccatttcacatccattacaccattcagagggtgaaagggcaagacaaaatatttaagtgcctttgttTGGTATACTTAGTGTAGTTGATCTACATCATAGCCAATTGTGGATcataaatgtttaaaaacagtGCAAGAAAATAAAACGAGCAACTATGCATAAAGTAATCAACAACTATGATACCTGTAGTAAGGTACGTCAgcaggtagctaactagctagcaaatgTCAGCTACACCTGTTGTTCAGTTAGCAAGCAGAAATGCC
Coding sequences within it:
- the LOC120044329 gene encoding microfibrillar-associated protein 3-like; translated protein: MSHTQAHSYTLITKCACMVFTLLFASGHAEEITKDGTQNRSLVSIHHLASLPTLRDIVVKEGASTLIECNVTGKPDDIQWYNSKGHVLNAEEGGGKWLIQDMGVLNITTVSFEDRGRYTCIASSSAGTSNYTITLRVAYVHSGLGLYYVIVCLIAFTITMILNVTRLCMVSSHLKKTEKAINEFFRTEGAEKLQKAYEIAKRIPIITSAKTMEWAKVTQLKTMEFARHMEELARSVPLPQTILSCRAFVEEIMETVHTSVGATSLQKAIEPANPEGRGQTCEVQMSAEQQGPAAHGREDGDGVDGTIENSLDIEVSVHPMSKCENEKWAEGDEVSVPMLGPCSSGSVAYESRI